The Paenibacillus pabuli DNA segment AGCTAAGGTATCATATGCGCCGCAAGCGGCAGTGAAGAGGGCGCAAGCCCTCTTTTTTCTTTTTGGGCGATGGAAAGGAGGGGCCGAATGAATGTGATGGAGGAGGCAGAGCAAGCGGCAAGGCGTTACGAACGCATGCTGGCAGGAGAACGGGCAGGACGATTGGAACGAGCTGGTATCGAAGTGCTTGCCTCACGTGAAAGGCAAAAACGGAAGCCTGGGCTTCGAGTACGTTATGATGTAGAGATATGCTGCCTGTACGCGCTTAGAATTAAACGGCGGGATACCAGCGGCATGGGCGGTACACAGGAAAGCGTGCTGGACCGGGAAATGGCCTCGACGCTGTTCAAACGAATTGAGCGGCTCGCCGTCAAAACATTATATACCCTTGGATTGGATCACGGTGCCGTACGGTTGGAAGCCTCGGGGAAAAATGGGTGTGCTGTTGTATCGATTGACCCCCGACCTTGGAAGGGCATGACAGATCTATCCGTCATGTACCGGGAAGGCTGGAAGCAGCTGCAGTCTCAACTGGATGAGGAAGGTCAGAACAAAGTAACACCTGTGCTCGGGATGGACCCGGAGTTTTTGCTCGTTCAGATGCCAGAATCGAAAATTGTACCTGCCTCAAGATTTCTGGGGCGTACGGGAATAGTAGGCTGTGATTCCGTGACTATTGGGGGCAGACGGATCTATCCAGTTGCTGAACTTCGCCCTGAGCCCAGCTCCGAACCGCGCGAGCTGCTAACGCACTTACTTAGGGCGTTTGACCTTGCATCCCGCAGCATAACGGATCATTCGCTCATTTGGCAGGCCGGGGGAATGCCGCAGCGAGGATTGCCGCTTGGAGGACATGTGCATTTCAGCGGAGTAACTCTTAATGGGGATCTGCTGCGTGCGCTGGACAATTATCTGGCCCTCCCGCTAGCGTTTCTGCAGGATCCGCGTGGGTCGGGCAGGCGTCCAAGGTACGGAGCACTGGGTGATTTTCGACTGAAGAACTATGGCGGATTCGAGTATCGTACACTTCCCAGTTTTCTGATCTCTCCACTCGTTGCCAAAGGAGTCGTCGCTCTCGCCGGTCTTATCGCCGCCTCCTACCCGAGTCTTCATCTACGTCCTTTGATGAACACATCCGTGCACACAGCCTTTTATGAAGGAGACCGGGAACGAATGAAGGAATACATCCCAGCGCTTCTGGATGATCTGGTCGGCTTGGAAGACTACGCAAGATATGAAAAGTATGCTGCCCCGCTGATACGCCACCTGAGAGAGGGTAGAACGTGGGATGAGAGCCGGGACATTCGCAAAGTCTGGAATATTCGTGCAGGTTCATGAAGAGTGGATGTTTTTTTGTTATAATAGGAATCAAGTCAATTTTGGATCTGATTACAGCTATGGAAGACATGCAAACAGCGGTCTGAAGGATGCGGCAGATGGCCGAAACATGAGGCGGAGGCACGCAGATGTGCCTGACCGCCTTATTGTTCCTTCTAGGGCAGGGACTCTTCCTGACAACATAGGAACGGATGGAGGATATTCATGGCTCAGTATACGCCAATGATTCAACAATATTTGCAAGTGAAGGCCGAAGCGCAAGACGCTTTTCTTTTTTTTAGATTAGGTGATTTCTATGAAATGTTTTTCGATGATGCTGTCAATGCTGCACGTGAGCTCGAAATTACGCTGACTGCTCGCGCAGGCGGCGGGGAAGAGAAAATTCCGATGTGCGGTGTGCCTTATCATTCGGCGGACAATTACATACAGCGTCTGATTGAAAAAGGATACAAGGTTGCCATTTGTGAGCAGATGGAAGATCCTACCGTAACCAAAGGGATGGTACGCCGGGAAATTGTGCGTGTCATTACGCCTGGAACAGTGATGGAAGGCAAGACGCTTGGTGACAAATCCAACAATTATATGGTCTGCCTGACGGGAAACCAAAATACACTGGCGCTTGCAGCGTGTGACCTGTCAACGGGTGAATTGTATGTGACGTCCGTTCCATATTCCAAGGAATGGCTGAAAGACGAGATCGGCATCTATGAACCTTCCGAATTAGTCGGTGATGCGCCTCTTCTTGAGACCGTCGCTGCGCAGTCTTCACCAATCGGGAGACCTGTTGTATACACGCCTTGGACCAAAAGCAAGGAAGACCTTGTTCGGCAACAATTCGGTGAGGCTGCCTGGGCAAGACTGGAGCCGGAACGTCAAGTGTGTGTCGCTCGTCTGTTCTCTTATCTGAGTGAAACGCAGAAACGTTCGCTGGGGCAATTGACACAAATCTCGACTTACGAGCCGGATCACTTCATGATTCTGGATCCATTCACCAGACGTAATCTGGAACTCGTGGAAACGGTTCGCGAGCGCTCCAAGAAGGGCTCGTTGCTCTGGCTGCTGGACAAGACGGAGACATCCATGGGTGCGCGGATGCTGCGGCGGTGGGTAGATAAACCCTTGCTGCAAAAAGGGAAAATCAATGAGCGGCTTGAAGCGGTGGACACGTTATACAATCAGTTCATTTTGCGAGAGGATCTGCGTGCCGAATTGAAGGACATTTATGATCTGGAACGTCTGGTGGGGCGGATTGCCTTCGGGAATGCCAACGGGCGGGATCTGAATGCACTCAAACTATCGCTGGATAAAATACCTAGACTGCGCCAGTATTGTGCAGATTCTTCTTCGACGACGCTGCAGAACATTGCGGAGATGATGGATGACTGTAGTGACCTGAGGGATGCCATCGGGTGTGCGATTGTGGACGAGCCTCCGGTTTCCGTAAGGGATGGGGGATTAATTCGTGAAGGTTATCATGAACGACTGGACGAACTGCGGGAAGCTTCGGTTAACGGCAAACAGTGGATCGCTGAATTGGAAGCAAAGGAGCGTGAAGCTACGGGCATCCGTTCGCTGAAAATCGGTTACAACAAAGTGTTTGGCTATTATATTGAAATTACGAAGTCCAATCTGGCCTCGTTGCCAGAAGGCCGTTATGAGCGGAAACAGACTTTGGCTAATGCAGAACGTTACATTACACCAGAGCTTAAGGAAAAAGAAACACTGATTCTCGAGGCACAGGACAAGATGGTCGATATCGAGTACGGATTGTTTGCGGAGCTTAGGGATCGGTTGAATCAGGAAATCGCAAGACTGCAAAAACTGGCCGAACAGGTCGCGGAAATTGATGTGTATCAATCCTTCGCAGTAATTAGTGCGGAGCGGAATTTTGTAAGGCCAACACTGACAGATGGTTATGATTTTGTAGTGGAACAAGGACGTCATCCCGTGGTGGAGGCTGTTATGCGAGATGGTGCCTTTATCGCCAACCACACGGCAATGAAAAAGGAAGAGGCACGTATTCTGCTGATTACAGGCCCCAATATGGCCGGGAAAAGTACCTATATGCGACAGGTTGCACTGATCTCGATCATGGCCCAGATCGGGTGTTTTGTACCAGCTGGTCAGGCAGAGGTGCCAATCATGGACCGTATCTTTACACGGATTGGCGCAGCGGATGATCTGATTGGCGGTCAAAGTACGTTTATGGTGGAGATGGCGGATATTCAGGTGATGACCGATAAGGCTACGCCTCGGAGTCTGATCATTATTGACGAATTGGGACGGGGCACCTCAACGAGCGAAGGCATGGCCATTGCCCAGTCCGTCATTGAGTATGTACACGACATTATAGGCTGTAAAGCGCTCGTATCGACGCATTTTCATGAACTGGCTCATCTGGAAGAAAGTCTGGATAAACTGGCGAACTACTCGATGGCCGTACAGGAGAGCGGGGACAAAGTGAACTTCCTGCGCAAATTGATTCCTGGTGCAGCCAGCAGCAGTTATGGTATATACTGTGCACGACTTGCCGGTCTGCCGGATAGTATCATTGAACGAGCGAATGGTTTACTGCACGGCTTCGAACATGCAGCCGCACAGGTGGCGGTCGGCAGTGAGTTTGCCGGGAAGGGAAAAAGCACGCTGGAATCGGACCTCAACATCACAATTGGATCGAATAATGCCAAGAGTGCCACAATGGTACGAGAAGAAGCTGAGGTTTCGGCACCCGATACGGTGACATACTTGGAGAGAGAGCCGGCCAAGGAGCGAGGCAATAAGAACAATTCTGCTTCCAAACAACAGGACGTTGTTCAGCTGTCCATATTCGGTGATGATGAACCAGATGTGGCTATCAAGCCCCATGTGGTCGCAGTGGACAAACCCGCGCGAGATTTTATCCGCCACATGAAAGACATTGATGTCATGAATATGACGCCTATACAGGCGATGCAATTATTGAACGATCTTAAGTTAAAGGCACAGCAATTATCCTGATAATACGGGAGGGGAAACCTGTGGCGAAAATACATGTCCTTGACGAACATATTGCCAACCAGATTGCGGCAGGTGAAGTGGTTGAGCGGCCTGCTTCGGTTGTGAAGGAATTACTGGAGAACTCGGTGGATGCTGGCGCTACCAAAATTGACGTTTCCGTTGATGAGGGCGGATTGCTCAGCATCCGTGTGAAAGACAACGGTTCAGGCATTGAACCCGAGGATCTGGAAACAGCATTTTACCGTCATGCAACGAGCAAAATTACGCACGGACGTGATCTCTTCCAGATCACAAGTCTCGGTTTTCGGGGAGAGGCTCTGCCGAGTATTGCGGCTGTCTCCAAGGTCGAAGTGCTCACGGCTAGCGGAGACGATGGGCGAGGACGCCGAATTGTGATTGAGGGTGGCAAACTGTGTACACATGAGGATGCAACTTCACCTCAAGGGACCGAGTTTGTTGTCAAAGAATTATTCTATAATACCCCCGCACGGCTGAAATATATGAAAACCATCCAGACCGAGCTGGGACATATCTCGGACGTGCTGTACCGGATGGCCATGTCCCATCCTCATATTTCTTTTACACTGCGGCATAATGCCAATGTCCTGCTGCAGACGCTTGGAAATGGCGACCTGCTTCAGGTGGTGGCAGCCATCTACGGAACGAGTGCAGCCAAAGCCATGCTGCCCATCGAGGGCGAAAATCTGGATTATCGCGTAAATGGATTAATTAGTCTCCCGGAATGGACACGTGCCAATCGGGGCGGCATGTCAACGATTGTGAATGGTCGATTCATTCGCAATTACGGCCTTAATCAAGCAATCCTTAAAGCGTATCACACATTATTGCCGATCAATCGGTTTCCGCTGGTTGTGGTACAGCTTGAGATGCATCCTTCGCTTGTGGATGTAAACGTGCATCCGGCCAAACTGGAAGTGCGATTCAGCAAGGAAGCCGAGTTGTACGAATTCATTGAAACGACATTGCGTGGAATACTGCGGCAGGAAGTGCTTATTCCTCAAGTGACCAAACAACAGATCAGACGTGGAGACAACAGTTCATTTATACAGGAACAGTTTCTGTTTCCGCGAGGTCCATACAAGGATGAGCCAGCGTTAGAAGCTCAGGATTCACAAGGCAAGATGAATCACGCTCCTGTGCATGGAAATAGGACTGTGGAGGAGGACGATCTGGATGCGCCCGCTGATATTCAACCGGGACAGACTGCAGGACTCTTTACAGAGGTACCTCCCTTGCCGGATGCTCCGCCGCCTGATCAGTTCAATCCGATTAATCCGTTTCAAGCAATTGTTGATGAGCGGGTTAAGGCAGATGAACGACCAGTGCCAAACCAAGATACAGCTCCTGCATATCGTTCCAACAACATGAATCCTCCAGTTAGAGAGAACCGTTCATCTTATCAAACGTCTAATCGTTCCAATATGGAGCGCAGCTGGAAGGGTTCAGGTTTACCTGATACTGCGAAGCTGGCAGCAGCGGTGAAGTCGGATGCAACGATGCCAGCATTCCCTGAGCTCAGCCTGATTGGTCAGCATCATGGTACGTATCTGATTGCCCAGAATGAAGACGGACTCTTTCTGATTGATCAGCATGCCGCTCATGAGCGGGTGAATTACGAGTATTATTATGAAAAGTTTGGCAACCCGGCTCAAGCTTCACAGGAGCTTTTGCTGCCCATCACACTGGAGTTCACCCCGTCCGAAACGGAAAAACTAAAGTCAAGGCTGGCCTGGTTTGAACAGGCTGGGGTATATCTGGAGCATTTCGGTGGGCAGACGTTTCGTGTGCGGTCCCATCCGTTCTGGTTTCCCAAAGGGGACGAGAAGGACATTATCGAGGAAATGTCGGAATGGGTGCTCAGTGAACGCAGCATTGATGTGGGGAAAATGAGGGAAGCTGCTTCCATCATGTGCTCCTGCAAGGCTTCGATTAAAGCCAATCAGAAGCTGACAGAACAGGAGGCGGAGACGCT contains these protein-coding regions:
- a CDS encoding putative amidoligase domain-containing protein, translated to MNVMEEAEQAARRYERMLAGERAGRLERAGIEVLASRERQKRKPGLRVRYDVEICCLYALRIKRRDTSGMGGTQESVLDREMASTLFKRIERLAVKTLYTLGLDHGAVRLEASGKNGCAVVSIDPRPWKGMTDLSVMYREGWKQLQSQLDEEGQNKVTPVLGMDPEFLLVQMPESKIVPASRFLGRTGIVGCDSVTIGGRRIYPVAELRPEPSSEPRELLTHLLRAFDLASRSITDHSLIWQAGGMPQRGLPLGGHVHFSGVTLNGDLLRALDNYLALPLAFLQDPRGSGRRPRYGALGDFRLKNYGGFEYRTLPSFLISPLVAKGVVALAGLIAASYPSLHLRPLMNTSVHTAFYEGDRERMKEYIPALLDDLVGLEDYARYEKYAAPLIRHLREGRTWDESRDIRKVWNIRAGS
- the mutS gene encoding DNA mismatch repair protein MutS — translated: MAQYTPMIQQYLQVKAEAQDAFLFFRLGDFYEMFFDDAVNAARELEITLTARAGGGEEKIPMCGVPYHSADNYIQRLIEKGYKVAICEQMEDPTVTKGMVRREIVRVITPGTVMEGKTLGDKSNNYMVCLTGNQNTLALAACDLSTGELYVTSVPYSKEWLKDEIGIYEPSELVGDAPLLETVAAQSSPIGRPVVYTPWTKSKEDLVRQQFGEAAWARLEPERQVCVARLFSYLSETQKRSLGQLTQISTYEPDHFMILDPFTRRNLELVETVRERSKKGSLLWLLDKTETSMGARMLRRWVDKPLLQKGKINERLEAVDTLYNQFILREDLRAELKDIYDLERLVGRIAFGNANGRDLNALKLSLDKIPRLRQYCADSSSTTLQNIAEMMDDCSDLRDAIGCAIVDEPPVSVRDGGLIREGYHERLDELREASVNGKQWIAELEAKEREATGIRSLKIGYNKVFGYYIEITKSNLASLPEGRYERKQTLANAERYITPELKEKETLILEAQDKMVDIEYGLFAELRDRLNQEIARLQKLAEQVAEIDVYQSFAVISAERNFVRPTLTDGYDFVVEQGRHPVVEAVMRDGAFIANHTAMKKEEARILLITGPNMAGKSTYMRQVALISIMAQIGCFVPAGQAEVPIMDRIFTRIGAADDLIGGQSTFMVEMADIQVMTDKATPRSLIIIDELGRGTSTSEGMAIAQSVIEYVHDIIGCKALVSTHFHELAHLEESLDKLANYSMAVQESGDKVNFLRKLIPGAASSSYGIYCARLAGLPDSIIERANGLLHGFEHAAAQVAVGSEFAGKGKSTLESDLNITIGSNNAKSATMVREEAEVSAPDTVTYLEREPAKERGNKNNSASKQQDVVQLSIFGDDEPDVAIKPHVVAVDKPARDFIRHMKDIDVMNMTPIQAMQLLNDLKLKAQQLS
- the mutL gene encoding DNA mismatch repair endonuclease MutL, translating into MAKIHVLDEHIANQIAAGEVVERPASVVKELLENSVDAGATKIDVSVDEGGLLSIRVKDNGSGIEPEDLETAFYRHATSKITHGRDLFQITSLGFRGEALPSIAAVSKVEVLTASGDDGRGRRIVIEGGKLCTHEDATSPQGTEFVVKELFYNTPARLKYMKTIQTELGHISDVLYRMAMSHPHISFTLRHNANVLLQTLGNGDLLQVVAAIYGTSAAKAMLPIEGENLDYRVNGLISLPEWTRANRGGMSTIVNGRFIRNYGLNQAILKAYHTLLPINRFPLVVVQLEMHPSLVDVNVHPAKLEVRFSKEAELYEFIETTLRGILRQEVLIPQVTKQQIRRGDNSSFIQEQFLFPRGPYKDEPALEAQDSQGKMNHAPVHGNRTVEEDDLDAPADIQPGQTAGLFTEVPPLPDAPPPDQFNPINPFQAIVDERVKADERPVPNQDTAPAYRSNNMNPPVRENRSSYQTSNRSNMERSWKGSGLPDTAKLAAAVKSDATMPAFPELSLIGQHHGTYLIAQNEDGLFLIDQHAAHERVNYEYYYEKFGNPAQASQELLLPITLEFTPSETEKLKSRLAWFEQAGVYLEHFGGQTFRVRSHPFWFPKGDEKDIIEEMSEWVLSERSIDVGKMREAASIMCSCKASIKANQKLTEQEAETLIQRLGSCRQPYTCPHGRPIVVSFSTYDLEKLFKRVM